A region from the Prionailurus viverrinus isolate Anna chromosome E2, UM_Priviv_1.0, whole genome shotgun sequence genome encodes:
- the BCL2L12 gene encoding bcl-2-like protein 12: MAGSEELGLREDTLRVLAAFFRRGEAAGSPIPTPPRSPAQEEPTDFLSRLRRCLPCPLGRGAVPPESPRPCSLPLRPCYVSEPGPATPDFYALVAQRLEQLVQEQLRSPPSPELQGPPPTEKEALLRKLVALLEEEADVINQKLALDPALRGKLARLSAGSFARLVELFSCRESSPLPRRARPSLPCPGPPPPSPEPLARLALAMELSRRVAGLGGTLAGLSVEHVHSFAPWIQAHGGWEGILAISPVDLNLPLD; this comes from the exons ATGGCAGGCTCGGAAGAGCTGGGGCTCCGGGAGGACACGCTGAGAGTCCTAGCGGCCTTCTTTAGGCGAGGTGAGGCCGCCGGGTCCCCCATTCCAACCCCACCCAG gagtcCTGCCCAGGAGGAGCCAACAGATTTCCTGAGCCGTCTTCGAAGATGTCTTCCCTGCCCCCTGGGGCGAGGAGCAGTTCCTCCTGAGTCCCCTCGGccttgctccctgcccctccgccCATGCTATGTTTCAGAGCCTG GCCCAGCTACTCCGGATTTCTATGCTCTGGTGGCCCAGCGGCTAGAACAGCTGGTCCAGGAGCAACTGAGATCCCCACCTAGCCCAG AGTTACAGGGTCCCCCACCCACAGAGAAGGAAGCCCTGCTGCGGAAGCTGGTGGCCCTGCTGGAGGAAGAGGCAGACGTCATCAACCAGAAG ctggccttGGACCCCGCCCTGCGCGGAAAGCTGGCCCGCCTCTCCGCGGGCTCCTTCGCCCGCCTAGTGGAGCTGTTCTCCTGCCGGGAGAGCAGCCCTCTGCCCCGTCGCGCACGCCCCTCCttgccctgccctgggccccctcCGCCTTCCCCGGAGCCCCTGGCCCGCCTGGCCCTGGCCATGGAGCTGAGCCGCCGCGTGGCCGGGCTGGGGGGCACCCTGGCCGGACTCAGCGTGGAGCACGTGCACAGCTTCGCGCCCTGGATCCAGGCCCACGGGGGCTGG GAGGGCATCCTGGCCATTTCACCCGTGGACTTGAACTTACCCCTGGACTGA
- the IRF3 gene encoding interferon regulatory factor 3 isoform X1: MGTQKPRILPWLKLQLDLGRLEGVAWLDESRTRFRIPWKHGLRQDAQQEDFGIFQAWAEASGAYTPGKDKPDLPTWKRNFRSALNRKEVLRLAEDRSKDPHDPHKVYEFVNSGAGDFPELDTSPDTNSRCSPSDTQEDILEELLSDMALAPFPGGGPSSLPMVPEETPPFLLSPSVDIPAPCPNLQPPENPLRRLLVPEEEWEFELTAFYRGRQVFQQTALCPGGLRLVASDADQTLPGQPIILPDPGVSLTDRGVMGYVRRVLSCLGGGLALWRVGQRLCARRLGHCHTYWALGEELLPDSGHGPSGEVPKDEEGDVFDLKPFVAELIAFIEGSGHSPRYTLWFCVGEPWPQDQPWIKKLVMVKVLRAWAPGAKGGGILTKGRGATSPRSPSEKLQLPRVSATTRFSSRGASGCPSLLLTPTTCFELSKPCGSRWTTSPHSLCEEPQLLGVLLTTSCSALASGNPSSTSALGNFLDLWWLWL; this comes from the exons ATGGGTACCCAAAAGCCGCGGATCCTGCCCTGGCTGAAGTTGCAGCTGGACTTGGGGCGGCTGGAGGGGGTGGCCTGGCTGGACGAGAGTCGCACGCGCTTCCGCATCCCGTGGAAGCACGGCTTGCGCCAGGATGCCCAGCAGGAGGACTTCGGCATCTTCCAG GCCTGGGCCGAGGCCAGCGGCGCCTACACTCCTGGAAAGGATAAACCTGATCTGCCCACCTGGAAGAGGAATTTCCGATCGGCCCTGAACCGGAAGGAGGTGTTGCGTTTAGCTGAGGACCGGAGCAAGGACCCCCACGACCCCCACAAGGTCTATGAGTTTGTGAACTCAG GAGCTGGGGACTTTCCTGAGTTGGACACCTCTCCAGATACCAATAGCAGATGCAGTCCCTCTGACACCCAG gaAGACATACTGGAGGAGTTACTGAGTGACATGGCCTTGGCCCCATTCCCAGGTGGGGGGCCCTCGAGCCTGCCTATGGTCCCTGAGGAGACCCCTCCATTCTTGCTGAGCCCCAGCGTAGAcatccctgccccctgcccaaaCCTGCAGCCCCCGGAAAACCCACTGAGGCGGCTGTTGGTGCCTGAGGAAG AATGGGAGTTCGAGCTGACTGCCTTCTACCGGGGCCGCCAAGTCTTCCAGCAGACTGCCCTCTGCCCGGGGGGCCTGCGGCTGGTGGCGTCAGATGCAGACCAGACGCTGCCTGGACAGCCAATAATCCTGCCAGACCCCGGGGTGTCGCTGACGGACAGGGGCGTGATGGGCTATGTGAGGCGTGTGCTGAGCTGCCTCGGTGGGGGGCTAGCTCTGTGGAGGGTGGGACAGCGGCTCTGCGCCCGGAGGCTGGGGCACTGTCACACGTACTGGGCCTTGGGCGAGGAGCTCCTCCCTGACAGTGGCCACGGGCCCAGCGGCGAGGTCCCCAAGGATGAGGAAGGAGACGTGTTCGACCTGAAGCCCTTCGTGGCAG AACTGATTGCCTTCATTGAAGGAAGCGGACACTCACCACGCTACACCCTCTGGTTCTGCGTTGGGGAGCCATGGCCCCAGGACCAGCCGTGGATCAAGAAGCTCGTGATGGTCAAGGTGCTGCGGGCCTGGGCTCCTGGAGCTAAAGGGGGGGGGATCTTAACAAAGGGCAGAGGAGCTACAAGTCCCAGAAGCCCCTCTGAAAAACTACAACTTCCAAGAGTCTCTGCAACCACCAGATTCTCATCCAGAGGAGCTTCTGGGtgtccctctcttctcctcaccCCTACAACCTGTTTTGAACTCTCAAAACCATGTGGAAGTCGGTGGACTACGAGTCCTCACAGTCTCTGTGAGGAACCACAGCTCCTAGGAGTCCTTCTGACCACAAGCTGCTCAGCCCTAGCTTCTGGGAACCCCTCCAGCACCTCAGCCCTAGGAAACTTCTTGGACCTCTGGTGGTTGTGGTTATAG
- the IRF3 gene encoding interferon regulatory factor 3 isoform X3 has product MALAPFPGGGPSSLPMVPEETPPFLLSPSVDIPAPCPNLQPPENPLRRLLVPEEEWEFELTAFYRGRQVFQQTALCPGGLRLVASDADQTLPGQPIILPDPGVSLTDRGVMGYVRRVLSCLGGGLALWRVGQRLCARRLGHCHTYWALGEELLPDSGHGPSGEVPKDEEGDVFDLKPFVAELIAFIEGSGHSPRYTLWFCVGEPWPQDQPWIKKLVMVKVLRAWAPGAKGGGILTKGRGATSPRSPSEKLQLPRVSATTRFSSRGASGCPSLLLTPTTCFELSKPCGSRWTTSPHSLCEEPQLLGVLLTTSCSALASGNPSSTSALGNFLDLWWLWL; this is encoded by the exons ATGGCCTTGGCCCCATTCCCAGGTGGGGGGCCCTCGAGCCTGCCTATGGTCCCTGAGGAGACCCCTCCATTCTTGCTGAGCCCCAGCGTAGAcatccctgccccctgcccaaaCCTGCAGCCCCCGGAAAACCCACTGAGGCGGCTGTTGGTGCCTGAGGAAG AATGGGAGTTCGAGCTGACTGCCTTCTACCGGGGCCGCCAAGTCTTCCAGCAGACTGCCCTCTGCCCGGGGGGCCTGCGGCTGGTGGCGTCAGATGCAGACCAGACGCTGCCTGGACAGCCAATAATCCTGCCAGACCCCGGGGTGTCGCTGACGGACAGGGGCGTGATGGGCTATGTGAGGCGTGTGCTGAGCTGCCTCGGTGGGGGGCTAGCTCTGTGGAGGGTGGGACAGCGGCTCTGCGCCCGGAGGCTGGGGCACTGTCACACGTACTGGGCCTTGGGCGAGGAGCTCCTCCCTGACAGTGGCCACGGGCCCAGCGGCGAGGTCCCCAAGGATGAGGAAGGAGACGTGTTCGACCTGAAGCCCTTCGTGGCAG AACTGATTGCCTTCATTGAAGGAAGCGGACACTCACCACGCTACACCCTCTGGTTCTGCGTTGGGGAGCCATGGCCCCAGGACCAGCCGTGGATCAAGAAGCTCGTGATGGTCAAGGTGCTGCGGGCCTGGGCTCCTGGAGCTAAAGGGGGGGGGATCTTAACAAAGGGCAGAGGAGCTACAAGTCCCAGAAGCCCCTCTGAAAAACTACAACTTCCAAGAGTCTCTGCAACCACCAGATTCTCATCCAGAGGAGCTTCTGGGtgtccctctcttctcctcaccCCTACAACCTGTTTTGAACTCTCAAAACCATGTGGAAGTCGGTGGACTACGAGTCCTCACAGTCTCTGTGAGGAACCACAGCTCCTAGGAGTCCTTCTGACCACAAGCTGCTCAGCCCTAGCTTCTGGGAACCCCTCCAGCACCTCAGCCCTAGGAAACTTCTTGGACCTCTGGTGGTTGTGGTTATAG
- the IRF3 gene encoding interferon regulatory factor 3 isoform X2 → MGTQKPRILPWLKLQLDLGRLEGVAWLDESRTRFRIPWKHGLRQDAQQEDFGIFQAWAEASGAYTPGKDKPDLPTWKRNFRSALNRKEVLRLAEDRSKDPHDPHKVYEFVNSGAGDFPELDTSPDTNSRCSPSDTQEDILEELLSDMALAPFPGGGPSSLPMVPEETPPFLLSPSVDIPAPCPNLQPPENPLRRLLVPEEEWEFELTAFYRGRQVFQQTALCPGGLRLVASDADQTLPGQPIILPDPGVSLTDRGVMGYVRRVLSCLGGGLALWRVGQRLCARRLGHCHTYWALGEELLPDSGHGPSGEVPKDEEGDVFDLKPFVAELIAFIEGSGHSPRYTLWFCVGEPWPQDQPWIKKLVMVKVVPTCLRALLDMARSGGASSLETTVDLHISNSYPLSLTSDQYKAYLQDLVEDMDF, encoded by the exons ATGGGTACCCAAAAGCCGCGGATCCTGCCCTGGCTGAAGTTGCAGCTGGACTTGGGGCGGCTGGAGGGGGTGGCCTGGCTGGACGAGAGTCGCACGCGCTTCCGCATCCCGTGGAAGCACGGCTTGCGCCAGGATGCCCAGCAGGAGGACTTCGGCATCTTCCAG GCCTGGGCCGAGGCCAGCGGCGCCTACACTCCTGGAAAGGATAAACCTGATCTGCCCACCTGGAAGAGGAATTTCCGATCGGCCCTGAACCGGAAGGAGGTGTTGCGTTTAGCTGAGGACCGGAGCAAGGACCCCCACGACCCCCACAAGGTCTATGAGTTTGTGAACTCAG GAGCTGGGGACTTTCCTGAGTTGGACACCTCTCCAGATACCAATAGCAGATGCAGTCCCTCTGACACCCAG gaAGACATACTGGAGGAGTTACTGAGTGACATGGCCTTGGCCCCATTCCCAGGTGGGGGGCCCTCGAGCCTGCCTATGGTCCCTGAGGAGACCCCTCCATTCTTGCTGAGCCCCAGCGTAGAcatccctgccccctgcccaaaCCTGCAGCCCCCGGAAAACCCACTGAGGCGGCTGTTGGTGCCTGAGGAAG AATGGGAGTTCGAGCTGACTGCCTTCTACCGGGGCCGCCAAGTCTTCCAGCAGACTGCCCTCTGCCCGGGGGGCCTGCGGCTGGTGGCGTCAGATGCAGACCAGACGCTGCCTGGACAGCCAATAATCCTGCCAGACCCCGGGGTGTCGCTGACGGACAGGGGCGTGATGGGCTATGTGAGGCGTGTGCTGAGCTGCCTCGGTGGGGGGCTAGCTCTGTGGAGGGTGGGACAGCGGCTCTGCGCCCGGAGGCTGGGGCACTGTCACACGTACTGGGCCTTGGGCGAGGAGCTCCTCCCTGACAGTGGCCACGGGCCCAGCGGCGAGGTCCCCAAGGATGAGGAAGGAGACGTGTTCGACCTGAAGCCCTTCGTGGCAG AACTGATTGCCTTCATTGAAGGAAGCGGACACTCACCACGCTACACCCTCTGGTTCTGCGTTGGGGAGCCATGGCCCCAGGACCAGCCGTGGATCAAGAAGCTCGTGATGGTCAAG GTTGTTCCCACTTGTCTCAGGGCCCTGCTGGACATGGCACGGTCAGGGGGCGCCTCCTCACTGGAGACCACCGTGGACCTGCACATCTCCAACAGCTACCCACTCTCCCTCACCTCGGACCAGTACAAGGCCTACCTCCAGGACCTGGTCGAAGACATGGATTTCTAG